The Herbaspirillum sp. RTI4 genome has a segment encoding these proteins:
- a CDS encoding putative 2-aminoethylphosphonate ABC transporter ATP-binding protein: protein MRIDDAASVLTADNDWLNIRGISKHFGAFRALHDIKLHVRKGEFVCLLGPSGCGKTTLLRIIAGLEVQDSGGLTMDQREIGNLPPAQRNYGIVFQSYALFPNLSVADNIAYALRSNRLEKNRRVDELLDLVGLAGAEQRYPAQLSGGQQQRVALARALATSPRLLLLDEPLSALDAKVRERLRQELRNLQRKLGITTIMVTHDQDEALEIADTIVVMNEGRIEQIGSAEQIYRDPASRFVADFIGRANWLPLQRNADGFTTLAGTPIKIAIPADADSASLFCRPEDVRVEPQWHAGSEAMMAVVDRVDFHGGLRRATLSLCADRKLSIFADVGPNDAGYALLEAGKRVPITLPTHKMRVFSAPQE, encoded by the coding sequence ATGCGCATCGACGACGCCGCCTCCGTACTAACCGCCGACAATGACTGGCTTAACATCCGTGGTATCAGCAAGCATTTCGGCGCTTTTCGCGCCCTGCACGATATCAAGCTGCACGTACGCAAAGGGGAATTCGTCTGCCTGCTCGGCCCTTCCGGCTGCGGCAAAACCACGCTGCTGCGCATCATTGCCGGGCTGGAAGTGCAAGACAGCGGCGGCCTCACCATGGATCAGCGCGAGATCGGCAACCTGCCGCCGGCGCAGCGCAACTACGGCATCGTGTTCCAGTCGTACGCCCTGTTCCCCAACCTGAGCGTAGCGGACAACATCGCCTATGCCTTGCGCAGCAATCGCCTTGAAAAAAATCGCCGGGTCGATGAATTGCTCGATCTGGTCGGACTGGCCGGTGCCGAACAGCGCTATCCGGCGCAACTCTCGGGCGGTCAGCAACAACGCGTCGCGCTCGCCCGCGCACTGGCCACCTCACCGCGACTGCTGCTGCTAGACGAACCCTTGTCCGCGCTCGACGCCAAAGTGCGCGAACGTCTGCGCCAGGAACTGCGCAACCTGCAACGCAAACTCGGCATCACCACCATCATGGTTACCCACGATCAGGATGAAGCACTGGAAATTGCCGACACCATCGTGGTCATGAACGAAGGCCGCATCGAGCAAATCGGCAGCGCTGAACAAATCTATCGCGACCCGGCCTCACGCTTCGTCGCCGACTTCATCGGCCGCGCCAACTGGCTGCCTTTGCAGCGTAACGCCGATGGCTTCACCACGCTGGCCGGCACGCCCATCAAAATAGCGATTCCCGCCGACGCCGATAGCGCCAGCCTGTTCTGCCGCCCCGAAGATGTGCGGGTGGAACCGCAATGGCATGCCGGATCGGAAGCCATGATGGCCGTGGTCGATCGCGTCGATTTCCACGGTGGCCTGCGCCGCGCCACCTTGTCGCTGTGCGCCGACCGCAAGTTGTCGATCTTCGCCGATGTCGGACCCAACGATGCCGGCTATGCCCTGCTGGAAGCCGGCAAGCGCGTACCGATCACCTTGCCAACGCACAAAATGCGGGTCTTCTCCGCACCGCAGGAATGA
- a CDS encoding TIGR03364 family FAD-dependent oxidoreductase, giving the protein MKHAQAQLHHRTHHHTHHRTAIVGAGIVGLAHAWAASLRGDAVTVYERNTHAVGASVRNFGLGLVLGQPHGELLELAQQTRAMWLEFLQDSACWHKTEGSLVVARTETEWRVLQAFQAVRGEAYGTRLLSRSEVAAQSAHGVGGLFSSSEIALDARQAIALLARWLAERHGVEFQYGVQVNSIDLPRLETSRGERAADEVVICSGDDFQTLYPQHFAALGIQRCALQMQRLENPGVKLGPTLMTGLSTLHYGAFTECAELAAPLAALRKEVADTEPALLEHGIHLIVQQVGDAGELIIGDSHAIAESVAPFSQASIDSLLLDLAQAVLQRPLKVLERWQGVYASGRRPFEVLQPAPSVQAVTITSGIGMSIAFALARRTLLR; this is encoded by the coding sequence TTGAAACACGCACAAGCGCAACTGCATCATCGTACACATCATCACACACACCATCGCACCGCCATCGTCGGTGCCGGCATCGTCGGACTGGCGCACGCCTGGGCCGCCAGCCTGCGCGGCGATGCCGTGACCGTCTACGAACGCAACACGCACGCTGTTGGTGCCTCGGTGCGTAATTTTGGGCTGGGACTGGTACTCGGTCAGCCGCACGGTGAATTGCTGGAACTGGCGCAACAAACGCGTGCGATGTGGCTGGAGTTTCTGCAAGACAGCGCGTGCTGGCACAAAACGGAAGGCAGTCTGGTGGTCGCGCGGACGGAAACAGAATGGCGCGTACTGCAAGCTTTTCAGGCGGTTCGCGGCGAAGCCTACGGCACTCGCTTGCTTAGCCGTAGTGAAGTCGCCGCACAATCCGCGCACGGCGTGGGCGGCTTATTCAGTTCCAGCGAAATCGCGCTCGATGCACGACAAGCCATTGCCTTGCTGGCGCGCTGGCTGGCAGAACGGCATGGCGTCGAATTTCAATATGGCGTGCAGGTCAACAGCATCGACCTGCCGCGTCTGGAAACCAGTCGTGGCGAACGCGCTGCCGATGAGGTGGTGATTTGTTCCGGCGATGATTTTCAAACACTTTATCCGCAACATTTTGCGGCACTCGGCATCCAGCGTTGCGCCTTGCAAATGCAGCGGCTGGAAAATCCCGGCGTGAAACTCGGCCCTACTTTGATGACGGGCTTATCGACGCTGCACTACGGTGCATTTACCGAATGCGCCGAACTCGCCGCGCCACTGGCCGCCTTGCGCAAGGAAGTGGCCGATACCGAACCGGCGCTGCTGGAACATGGCATTCATCTGATCGTCCAGCAAGTCGGCGATGCGGGTGAACTCATCATCGGCGATTCACATGCCATCGCTGAATCAGTTGCTCCGTTCAGCCAGGCATCCATCGACAGCTTGCTGCTCGATCTGGCGCAAGCTGTGTTGCAGCGTCCGCTGAAGGTGTTGGAGCGCTGGCAAGGGGTCTACGCCAGCGGCCGTCGTCCTTTTGAAGTTCTGCAACCCGCGCCCTCGGTGCAAGCCGTCACCATCACCAGCGGTATCGGCATGAGTATTGCCTTCGCGCTGGCCCGCCGTACTCTTTTGCGCTAA
- a CDS encoding putative 2-aminoethylphosphonate ABC transporter permease subunit → MSSAINSGSTPASVPKRRRLSAFRSGDEQLAVWITVTILLLLLIFIAWPLLSMFSMTTEARDGSYIGLANWSALLSEPRLRIAAGNSIALAATTLCLVLPLALAFAFALTRTRLLGRRVFRLIALAPMLAPSLMPAISLVYLFGNQGLLKSWLGGNSIYGPLGIVLGEVFYTFPHALLILTAALSVADARLYEAAETLGASKLRRFLTVTLPNARYGVISAAMVVFTLVVTDFGIPKVIGGQMNVLSLEAYKQVIGQQNFSKGAIIGVLLLFPAVLSFIVERWLLRRQTSQMSGRSVVYQPRRNLVRDSVLWLLCSGMSLFFLALLGVGCVAAFIKMWPYNMSFTLAHFDFDQLDGGGWQAFWNSTRLALLVTLFGTGFLFITAYLIEKSPVPRSLAAAIRSLALLPMAVPGLVLGLGYVLCFNAPGNPLHGLYGTMSLLVIATIAHYYTTAHLTLATSLRQLDGEIEAVARSLQRPWWQTCLRVTVPISLPAILDVARYLFVSAMTTVSCVIFLYTPDTVLAAVAVLNMDDAGDTAAAAAMASMIVASSLLITLLMNGVGWWLNRRAQAWRTPSH, encoded by the coding sequence ATGAGCAGCGCAATCAATTCAGGCAGCACACCCGCCTCCGTTCCAAAGCGCAGGCGACTCTCCGCTTTCCGCAGCGGCGACGAACAACTCGCCGTCTGGATCACCGTCACCATCCTGCTGCTGTTGCTGATCTTCATTGCCTGGCCCTTGCTGAGCATGTTCAGCATGACCACAGAAGCACGCGACGGCAGCTACATCGGCCTCGCCAACTGGTCGGCCTTGCTGTCCGAACCACGACTACGCATTGCGGCAGGCAACAGCATTGCACTGGCCGCGACTACTTTATGTCTTGTCTTACCTCTGGCACTAGCCTTCGCCTTTGCACTGACGCGTACCCGCTTGCTTGGTCGCCGCGTATTCCGTCTGATTGCGCTCGCACCTATGCTCGCGCCCTCACTGATGCCCGCCATCTCGCTGGTCTATCTGTTCGGCAATCAGGGTCTGCTCAAAAGCTGGTTAGGCGGCAACTCCATTTATGGCCCGCTAGGCATCGTGCTGGGCGAAGTGTTTTACACCTTTCCGCACGCTTTGCTGATCCTGACCGCCGCATTGAGCGTGGCCGACGCCCGTCTGTATGAAGCTGCCGAAACGCTGGGGGCCAGCAAGCTGCGTCGCTTCCTGACCGTGACGCTGCCCAACGCGCGCTATGGCGTCATCTCCGCCGCCATGGTGGTGTTTACGCTGGTGGTCACCGATTTCGGTATCCCGAAAGTGATCGGAGGACAAATGAATGTCCTCTCGCTGGAAGCTTATAAACAGGTCATCGGCCAGCAAAATTTCAGCAAGGGCGCCATCATCGGCGTGCTGCTGCTGTTTCCCGCCGTGCTGAGTTTTATCGTCGAGCGCTGGTTGCTGCGACGTCAAACCAGCCAGATGAGCGGACGTTCGGTGGTCTATCAGCCGCGCCGCAACCTAGTACGCGACAGCGTTCTGTGGCTGCTGTGCAGCGGCATGTCGCTCTTTTTTCTAGCCTTGCTCGGCGTCGGCTGCGTCGCGGCCTTTATCAAGATGTGGCCTTACAACATGAGCTTCACCCTGGCGCATTTCGATTTTGATCAACTCGATGGCGGCGGCTGGCAGGCCTTTTGGAACAGTACACGGCTGGCCTTGCTGGTGACCCTGTTCGGCACCGGCTTCCTCTTTATCACCGCCTATCTGATCGAAAAATCCCCCGTGCCACGCAGCCTCGCCGCGGCCATCCGCAGTCTGGCCTTGCTGCCGATGGCAGTGCCGGGACTGGTGCTGGGACTGGGCTATGTGCTGTGCTTCAATGCCCCCGGCAATCCACTGCATGGGCTGTATGGCACGATGAGTTTGCTGGTCATCGCGACAATCGCCCACTATTACACCACCGCCCATTTGACGCTGGCGACTTCGCTGCGACAGCTGGATGGCGAAATCGAAGCAGTCGCACGCAGCCTGCAACGGCCGTGGTGGCAAACCTGCTTGCGCGTGACTGTGCCGATCAGCCTGCCGGCGATTCTCGATGTGGCGCGCTATCTGTTTGTCTCCGCCATGACGACCGTGAGCTGCGTCATTTTTCTCTACACGCCCGATACCGTATTGGCAGCCGTCGCGGTCCTGAACATGGATGACGCCGGCGACACCGCCGCTGCCGCTGCCATGGCCTCGATGATCGTCGCCAGTTCACTGCTGATCACGCTGCTGATGAACGGTGTGGGCTGGTGGCTCAATCGTCGCGCGCAGGCGTGGCGCACACCATCACACTAA
- a CDS encoding putative 2-aminoethylphosphonate ABC transporter substrate-binding protein, whose protein sequence is MQISTLLKTLPALLCLTTTLASAESSLTVYTALEADQIKAYQHQFETEYPDIKIRWVRDSTGIITAKLLAEKAAPQADVIMGVAVTSLLVLEKEGMLQGYAPKGVEKLTKRYVDDATPPNWVGMDVWGATICFNTVEAAKQGLKKPESWKDLLKPEYKGKIVMPNPASSGTGYFDVSGWLTQFGEKDGWTYMDQLHNNIAQYTHSGSKPCKQAASGEFPIGIAFEYRGAKLKESGAPIDLIFPKEGLGWDVEATAIMKGTKNLEAARKLADWSASKSANEQFANNFAIVAYPGVAKPNPLIPANYEQMLIKQNLKWAAANRDRILAEWTKRYDGKSEPK, encoded by the coding sequence ATGCAAATCTCCACCTTGTTGAAAACCTTGCCTGCCCTGCTCTGCCTGACCACCACGCTGGCATCCGCAGAATCCAGCCTGACCGTCTACACCGCGCTCGAAGCCGACCAGATCAAGGCCTATCAGCATCAGTTTGAAACCGAATACCCTGACATCAAGATTCGCTGGGTGCGCGATTCCACCGGCATCATCACTGCCAAGCTGCTGGCCGAAAAAGCCGCGCCACAAGCCGATGTGATCATGGGCGTGGCCGTCACCTCGCTGCTGGTCCTGGAAAAAGAAGGCATGTTGCAAGGCTATGCGCCAAAAGGCGTGGAAAAACTGACCAAGCGCTATGTCGATGACGCCACCCCGCCGAATTGGGTGGGCATGGATGTCTGGGGTGCCACGATTTGCTTCAACACCGTAGAAGCCGCCAAGCAAGGCCTGAAAAAACCAGAAAGCTGGAAAGACCTGCTCAAGCCAGAATACAAGGGCAAGATCGTCATGCCTAACCCCGCCTCCAGCGGCACCGGTTACTTCGACGTCAGCGGCTGGCTGACCCAGTTCGGCGAAAAAGACGGTTGGACTTACATGGACCAGTTGCACAACAACATCGCCCAATACACGCATTCCGGCTCCAAGCCCTGCAAACAAGCGGCCAGCGGCGAATTCCCTATCGGCATTGCCTTTGAATACCGCGGTGCCAAGCTCAAAGAAAGCGGCGCGCCAATCGACCTGATCTTCCCGAAAGAAGGTCTGGGTTGGGATGTCGAAGCCACGGCCATCATGAAAGGCACCAAAAACCTGGAAGCCGCGCGCAAGCTGGCCGACTGGTCCGCATCGAAATCGGCGAACGAACAATTCGCCAACAATTTCGCCATCGTGGCCTATCCCGGCGTCGCCAAGCCTAATCCGCTGATCCCCGCCAACTACGAGCAAATGCTGATCAAGCAAAACCTGAAATGGGCTGCTGCCAACCGCGACCGCATCCTGGCCGAATGGACCAAGCGTTACGACGGCAAATCCGAACCTAAATAA
- a CDS encoding phosphonate degradation HD-domain oxygenase, translating to MSLTLPEISQLFDHLGARLYGGEAITQREHALQAAWSAEQAGEEDSLIIACLLHDLGHLLFEQNDADLASGKDDLHQFKIIPFLRGLLPPEVTEPIRLHVDAKRYLCQHEAAYYEALSAASKMSLALQGGIMDATAASAFATHPYASQAIALRRYDDAAKVVGLITPPFSHFLPTLTALAERTAATCASTTPPPY from the coding sequence ATGAGCCTTACCCTGCCTGAAATCAGTCAACTCTTCGATCATCTCGGCGCACGCCTGTACGGCGGCGAAGCGATTACCCAGCGCGAACATGCCTTGCAGGCCGCCTGGTCCGCTGAACAAGCCGGCGAAGAAGACAGCCTGATCATTGCCTGCCTGCTGCACGATCTCGGCCACCTGCTGTTCGAACAAAACGACGCAGATCTGGCCAGCGGCAAGGACGATCTGCATCAATTCAAAATCATCCCCTTCCTGCGCGGCCTGTTGCCGCCGGAAGTGACTGAACCGATACGCTTGCACGTCGATGCCAAACGCTACCTGTGCCAGCACGAAGCCGCCTATTACGAAGCCTTATCCGCAGCCTCAAAAATGAGTCTCGCCTTGCAAGGCGGCATCATGGACGCCACCGCCGCAAGCGCCTTTGCCACCCATCCCTACGCATCGCAAGCAATTGCCCTACGACGCTACGACGACGCCGCCAAGGTCGTAGGTCTGATTACTCCGCCTTTTTCGCATTTCCTCCCCACGCTCACGGCACTGGCCGAAAGGACTGCCGCAACATGCGCATCGACGACGCCGCCTCCGTACTAA
- the phnF gene encoding phosphonate metabolism transcriptional regulator PhnF codes for MTDSTVHQKPIVRSAGISVWRQIEEALSLDILAGHLKNQLPNESVLAERFRVNRHTVRQAVKALVDRGMVNVEHGRGTFVRNDVIDYQVGRSTRFAHSIAKARQVGNSRVLQWSELDADAEVRQLLDLPEHASVLRIDSLDIVNEKIVGVCTQYFPLPRFAGLAEIYAATGKTHLALMQFGVTQFQRRMSRVTARLPEKNIAQQLGQPASMPILSVESVYVDADGQAIEYGISHFCSDAVQVVIEPD; via the coding sequence ATGACGGATTCCACTGTGCATCAAAAACCCATCGTCCGCAGCGCGGGCATCAGCGTCTGGCGTCAGATTGAGGAGGCGCTCAGTCTCGATATTCTGGCCGGCCATCTTAAGAATCAATTGCCGAACGAATCGGTTCTCGCCGAGCGTTTTCGCGTCAACCGGCATACGGTCAGGCAAGCGGTCAAAGCGCTGGTCGATCGCGGCATGGTGAATGTCGAGCATGGGCGCGGCACTTTCGTGCGCAATGACGTGATCGATTATCAGGTCGGCCGCAGCACGCGTTTTGCCCATAGCATTGCCAAGGCGCGTCAGGTCGGCAATAGCCGGGTGTTGCAATGGTCGGAATTGGACGCGGATGCCGAGGTGCGTCAGTTGCTGGATTTGCCGGAACATGCCAGCGTACTCCGCATCGATTCGCTCGATATCGTGAATGAAAAAATTGTCGGGGTGTGTACCCAGTATTTCCCGTTGCCGCGCTTTGCGGGTCTGGCTGAAATTTATGCTGCAACCGGCAAAACCCATCTGGCGCTGATGCAATTCGGCGTGACGCAATTTCAGCGCCGCATGAGCCGCGTGACGGCACGTCTGCCAGAAAAAAATATCGCGCAACAACTCGGCCAGCCGGCTTCTATGCCCATCCTGTCGGTGGAATCGGTGTATGTTGATGCCGACGGACAGGCAATCGAATACGGCATTTCCCATTTTTGCAGTGATGCGGTGCAGGTGGTAATTGAGCCCGATTGA
- the phnX gene encoding phosphonoacetaldehyde hydrolase — MNTTPNLPAYRHQRFYQGPVRAVIFDWAGTLVDFGSFAPTQVLIDAFAGFGISVSMAEARVPMGLAKWDHIQQLGLQAGVAQRWQERYGKPMADADVDALYAAFLPLQIERVAQYSGLIPGTLTVLAQLRERGIRIGSCSGYPRVVMNPLLVHAASQGLTVEHAVATDDLQAGGRPGPWMALANVIELGIGDVRACVKVDDTVPGIAEGLAAGMWTVGLSLSGNETGLTFAELEALPLSEQAKRRDAAAAKLAHAGAHYVIDSIAGLPAIIAAIELRMAHGDQP, encoded by the coding sequence ATGAACACCACGCCCAATCTGCCGGCCTATCGCCATCAGCGCTTCTATCAAGGCCCGGTACGCGCCGTCATCTTCGACTGGGCCGGCACGCTGGTCGACTTCGGATCGTTTGCGCCGACGCAAGTCCTGATCGATGCCTTTGCCGGTTTCGGCATTAGCGTTTCCATGGCCGAAGCACGCGTGCCGATGGGGCTGGCAAAATGGGATCACATCCAGCAACTGGGTCTGCAAGCCGGTGTCGCGCAACGCTGGCAGGAACGCTACGGCAAACCGATGGCCGATGCCGATGTCGATGCCTTGTACGCTGCCTTTCTGCCGCTGCAAATCGAAAGGGTCGCGCAATATTCCGGTCTGATTCCCGGCACGCTGACGGTACTCGCGCAGTTGCGTGAACGCGGCATTCGTATCGGCTCCTGCTCGGGCTATCCGCGTGTAGTGATGAATCCGTTGCTGGTACACGCGGCGAGTCAGGGCCTGACAGTGGAACACGCCGTCGCCACCGACGATCTGCAAGCAGGCGGACGACCGGGGCCGTGGATGGCACTGGCCAATGTCATCGAACTGGGCATCGGCGACGTGCGCGCTTGCGTCAAGGTCGACGATACGGTACCGGGCATCGCAGAAGGTCTGGCTGCGGGTATGTGGACGGTGGGCTTGTCCTTGTCCGGCAATGAAACCGGCTTGACCTTCGCCGAACTGGAAGCCTTGCCGCTGTCGGAACAGGCAAAACGGCGCGACGCTGCTGCCGCCAAACTGGCACATGCCGGTGCGCATTACGTCATCGACAGCATTGCCGGATTGCCGGCTATCATCGCCGCAATCGAACTGCGCATGGCGCACGGAGACCAGCCTTGA
- a CDS encoding 2-aminoethylphosphonate--pyruvate transaminase — protein sequence MRDPILLTPGPLTTSLATKTAMLHDWGSWDRTFNVLTAGIRQRLLAIIEDTGDYTCVPLQGSGTFAVEAAIGTLLPREGKLLCLVNGAYGKRIVQLTKIMGRQVSVLDFGETAPVDPQRVAQALAEDASITHVAVVYCETSTGILNPMPAISDVVAVAGKKLIIDAMSAFGALPLTVTGLRFEAVIASANKCLEGVPGMGFVLVETAALEQAAGRSHSLSLDLYEQWRYMEQTGQWRYTPPTHVMAAFDVALDQFDLEGGQTARLARYNGNCRQLIEGLQQLGLKIFLPEEIQAPIIVTVHAPVHPNWNFAQFYQLTKDRGVVLYPGKLTAAETFRVGCIGAIGQAEIATALDAIEYALHTMHISF from the coding sequence ATGCGCGATCCCATCCTCCTCACTCCCGGCCCGCTGACCACCAGCCTCGCCACCAAAACCGCCATGCTGCATGACTGGGGCTCATGGGATCGCACCTTCAATGTCCTGACCGCCGGAATCCGCCAGCGTCTGCTGGCCATCATCGAAGATACGGGCGATTACACCTGCGTCCCGCTGCAAGGTTCCGGCACCTTCGCCGTCGAAGCCGCCATCGGCACCTTGCTGCCGCGTGAGGGGAAATTACTGTGTCTGGTCAACGGCGCTTATGGCAAGCGCATCGTGCAGCTCACTAAAATCATGGGCCGCCAAGTCTCTGTATTGGATTTCGGCGAAACCGCACCGGTCGATCCGCAAAGAGTCGCACAAGCACTCGCTGAGGATGCCAGCATCACCCATGTCGCCGTGGTGTATTGCGAAACCAGCACCGGCATTCTCAATCCCATGCCGGCCATTTCCGATGTGGTCGCTGTCGCCGGAAAAAAACTGATCATCGATGCCATGAGCGCTTTCGGTGCGCTGCCGCTGACCGTGACTGGCTTGCGTTTTGAAGCCGTCATTGCCTCCGCCAACAAGTGCCTCGAAGGTGTACCCGGCATGGGTTTTGTGCTGGTAGAAACCGCCGCATTGGAACAAGCTGCGGGGCGCAGCCACTCGCTCTCACTTGATCTGTACGAGCAATGGCGTTACATGGAACAGACCGGGCAATGGCGCTACACACCGCCGACACATGTGATGGCGGCGTTCGATGTGGCCCTCGATCAATTCGATCTGGAAGGTGGTCAGACAGCCCGACTGGCACGTTACAACGGCAATTGCCGTCAACTCATCGAAGGCCTGCAACAACTGGGACTGAAAATATTTCTGCCCGAAGAGATTCAGGCACCGATCATCGTCACCGTCCACGCACCCGTCCATCCCAACTGGAATTTCGCGCAGTTTTATCAACTGACCAAAGATCGCGGCGTGGTGCTGTATCCGGGCAAACTGACGGCGGCGGAAACCTTCCGTGTCGGTTGCATCGGTGCCATCGGTCAGGCTGAAATTGCGACGGCGCTGGACGCCATCGAATACGCGCTGCACACCATGCACATCTCCTTTTAA
- a CDS encoding transporter substrate-binding domain-containing protein, producing MKFAKILGIFSVSVLAVAVQNASADALADIQKSGVVHIAVPQDTQPYGSVNSSLELQGLDIDVSRLIAKSLGVKVVLVPVASANRIPYLQTHKVDLVVSTLGKNAEREKVISFSQPYAPYNNSLFGAADIKVAGPADMANKTVGVARGTFEDILLTQTVPASAVIKRYEDNNTLISAYVSGQIKLIGTGDFVAVTLGDKDPAHRPVMKYIIQESRCLVGLNKDEPALMAKVNEALTKAKKSGELTGLVNKWLHVPLPEKMATAFE from the coding sequence ATGAAATTCGCAAAAATCCTGGGAATCTTTTCCGTCAGTGTGCTGGCCGTCGCTGTGCAAAATGCCAGCGCCGACGCCTTGGCCGATATCCAAAAATCCGGCGTGGTGCATATTGCCGTGCCGCAGGATACCCAGCCATATGGTTCTGTTAATTCGAGTTTGGAATTACAGGGGCTGGATATCGATGTGTCCCGATTGATCGCGAAAAGTCTGGGCGTGAAAGTGGTGTTGGTGCCGGTTGCCAGCGCCAATCGTATTCCTTACCTGCAGACGCACAAGGTCGATCTGGTGGTGTCAACGCTGGGGAAAAATGCCGAGCGTGAAAAAGTCATCAGCTTTTCGCAGCCCTATGCGCCTTATAACAATAGCCTCTTTGGAGCGGCCGACATCAAGGTCGCCGGCCCGGCAGATATGGCCAATAAAACGGTCGGGGTTGCGCGTGGGACGTTCGAAGATATTTTGCTGACGCAGACGGTGCCTGCCAGCGCAGTGATCAAGCGTTATGAAGATAACAACACGCTGATTTCGGCGTATGTGTCGGGTCAGATCAAGCTCATCGGAACCGGCGATTTCGTCGCTGTGACCCTGGGTGATAAGGACCCTGCGCACAGGCCGGTGATGAAATACATCATTCAGGAATCGCGCTGTCTGGTGGGTCTGAACAAGGATGAGCCGGCGCTGATGGCAAAGGTCAACGAGGCGCTGACGAAAGCCAAGAAATCAGGCGAACTCACCGGGCTGGTTAATAAGTGGCTGCACGTGCCGCTGCCTGAAAAAATGGCGACTGCTTTCGAATAA